GAGAGATAGACATAAAGTCCGGGACCATTGCTGCTTAAAAAGTTGTCATCGAATTGTAGCAATAGGTTGCCATTATCTTGTTTTTCCATTGTGACCCCACCCCGAACCGTATACGAACTCCCAGGTCGAGGTACGAACTGACCGGACTTTGTTTGGCCGAGCACTTCGAATAGCGCCGGACTACTATCGATACCGTCCACAGTTGCGGTTATTTCCGCGATACCAGGTTTGAGAGCGGTTGCAAGACCGTTTACATCAATGCCCGCTATTTCCGGACTGCCGCTCCGCCACATCACTACCTTTCCGGCAATCGTATCGCCATTCAAGTTTAATACCATCGCTGAGAACTGTATTGTTAGGCCAGGACTACTATTGGCTGAATCGGGAGTTACAATAACGGTCGCCACCTGATTTGGGTCTGTCACGATAGTTAGCAAAACGGGTTCGCTCACAATGTTGTTTACTTTTGCCACTATCTGAACCTGACCCGGCATGATACCGGAAGCAGTGCCATTGTCATCGATAACCGCAATATCTGAATTTGAGCTTGTCCATTGGAAGACTGTCGATTGTACTTGCTGGCCCAAACTGTCGTAGTACGTCGCAGCAAAATCGATGTTTTCGCCTACACGAATCGCGCTGTTTGCTGGCTCTATCTCAATCTTCGGTTCAAAAAGTTGAACCGGATCCTGAATAAAGTCAGTTCCGACACAGCTCGTTGCAAACGTTAAAAGCAATAGAGCTGCTGCCAATTTCTTCCGAAACATATCGCTTACTCCTCACGATTTTTTTTACAATACTTAATCTGTCAGGTTATGAATTAGTAACTTCAACAGCCAAAGATACAGATCAAATTTCACAAATCTATCACAAAACGTTCAAATAACGCTCATATAACCAACCGCGTACCGCGACCTGATTTACAAAATTTATTTCAATTCTTCATCCCAGTTGAGTACAACAATGAGTTCATGCGTAATTCATACGGTCGAGGCACCTCTTTTGCTCGCTCCCACCCTC
This window of the candidate division KSB1 bacterium genome carries:
- a CDS encoding DM13 domain-containing protein encodes the protein MFRKKLAAALLLLTFATSCVGTDFIQDPVQLFEPKIEIEPANSAIRVGENIDFAATYYDSLGQQVQSTVFQWTSSNSDIAVIDDNGTASGIMPGQVQIVAKVNNIVSEPVLLTIVTDPNQVATVIVTPDSANSSPGLTIQFSAMVLNLNGDTIAGKVVMWRSGSPEIAGIDVNGLATALKPGIAEITATVDGIDSSPALFEVLGQTKSGQFVPRPGSSYTVRGGVTMEKQDNGNLLLQFDDNFLSSNGPGLYVYLSTSNSVGSNSLEVERLNSTQGQQLYTIQGDIELDTYSWVIIHCKPFNVTFGYAELK